One window from the genome of Natrialba magadii ATCC 43099 encodes:
- a CDS encoding MATE family efflux transporter: protein MDESTTNESISQDLTTTGTPSQSQSINVTDGQLFKPLLVLSAPIVLAEGLDIVYFLVDLYWIGHLGTNAVTAMSYSWPIVYLGMSIGLGVVTAGTVLVARHKGGGQLRAVRSVAGGTISFVTILALVLAVIGYILAPRLLTLVGATPGTEPYTQAVGYTRITFLGLVPMFWFFVFNALSRGWGDTKTPLKLMGISAFVNILIDPFVIHGFSANPLFEWAGRHSLEHSLYAWTGFAGYGIEGAAIATIFARSIAAAFGLYILFSGRIGFELTLASLRPRRSTLVEILTIASPTAIEMGVRAGGVAILTAVLAIEGDAAVAAYGISEYLVAILFVISLGLARGVETTVGQNLGAGQQPRAKRAVYLSAGMASVLFVCIVAAAYPFAESIVGVFLGVEGGGVAADTIRESGASFVRIVGPALVFFAVFQVTLGAFRGSGNTTLAMLLATLELFVFRIPLSYAALVWFGAGITGVWYAIALSYIISSVIAVVWLVRGTWIPSSSLPTQH from the coding sequence ATGGACGAATCAACGACGAATGAGTCTATTTCACAAGATCTTACGACAACGGGTACACCCTCGCAGAGTCAGTCGATTAACGTAACCGATGGTCAGTTGTTCAAGCCGCTGTTAGTCCTCTCAGCACCGATCGTTCTCGCAGAGGGGCTCGATATCGTCTATTTCCTGGTCGACCTCTACTGGATTGGTCATCTCGGAACCAATGCAGTGACGGCGATGTCCTACTCGTGGCCGATCGTCTACCTCGGAATGAGCATCGGACTCGGAGTAGTGACAGCGGGGACAGTTCTCGTCGCACGGCACAAAGGCGGCGGTCAATTACGTGCGGTCCGTTCGGTAGCTGGGGGAACCATCTCGTTCGTAACGATCCTTGCGCTGGTGCTTGCGGTCATCGGATACATCCTCGCGCCGCGGTTGCTCACGCTTGTCGGTGCAACTCCCGGTACGGAGCCATACACGCAGGCCGTCGGATACACGCGAATCACGTTTCTCGGTTTGGTCCCCATGTTCTGGTTCTTCGTCTTCAACGCGCTCTCTCGAGGATGGGGCGATACGAAAACCCCGCTGAAACTGATGGGGATCAGCGCATTCGTCAACATCCTCATCGATCCGTTCGTGATCCACGGATTCTCGGCGAACCCGCTCTTCGAGTGGGCCGGACGCCACTCGCTCGAGCACTCGCTGTACGCCTGGACCGGGTTCGCTGGCTACGGCATCGAGGGCGCTGCCATCGCAACGATCTTTGCCCGATCGATCGCCGCTGCATTCGGCCTGTATATCCTCTTCTCTGGCCGAATCGGGTTCGAGCTGACACTGGCATCGCTCCGACCGCGTCGCTCGACACTCGTCGAAATCCTCACGATCGCCTCACCGACAGCAATCGAGATGGGCGTTCGCGCCGGTGGCGTCGCAATCCTGACGGCAGTTCTCGCGATCGAAGGTGATGCTGCCGTCGCGGCGTACGGCATCTCTGAGTACCTCGTCGCGATCCTGTTTGTCATCTCGCTCGGGCTTGCGCGCGGGGTGGAGACGACCGTCGGACAGAATCTCGGTGCCGGCCAGCAACCCCGTGCCAAACGCGCAGTATACCTCTCTGCGGGGATGGCTAGTGTCCTGTTTGTCTGTATCGTCGCCGCTGCCTACCCGTTTGCCGAATCGATCGTGGGCGTGTTCCTGGGTGTCGAAGGCGGTGGCGTGGCTGCCGATACGATCAGAGAGAGCGGTGCATCCTTTGTCAGGATCGTCGGACCAGCACTGGTCTTCTTCGCCGTGTTCCAGGTAACTCTCGGCGCGTTCCGCGGAAGCGGAAACACGACACTCGCGATGCTCCTGGCCACGCTAGAGCTGTTCGTATTCCGCATCCCGTTGAGTTACGCCGCACTCGTCTGGTTTGGGGCCGGCATCACTGGCGTATGGTATGCGATTGCGTTGTCTTACATCATCTCGTCGGTGATCGCCGTCGTGTGGCTCGTCCGCGGAACGTGGATCCCGTCATCCTCACTGCCAACACAGCACTGA
- a CDS encoding helix-turn-helix domain-containing protein, which yields MGLTAEFRLFSEHDPLIQLARAVPECTITVEHDEQTAAGPIVFVLRVVCRSFETFEETLESKPAVLEFTPISEESSVRIYHTVFENQYSEEIDELLFNKTLIERWWVTSDGEHLKQQFADRDELAAYRDSCRKLAMDFRLDRLYESSGDNDRLPGVSEKQHEALRAAYETGYFDVPRQASLRDVADSLDISRSALAERLHRGQAHVLEHYFSDNPV from the coding sequence ATGGGGTTAACTGCTGAATTCCGATTATTCTCAGAACACGATCCGCTGATTCAACTCGCCCGTGCGGTACCGGAGTGTACGATCACCGTTGAACACGACGAACAGACCGCTGCCGGACCGATCGTATTCGTCCTCCGCGTGGTCTGTCGATCGTTCGAGACGTTCGAGGAAACGCTCGAAAGCAAGCCTGCGGTCCTAGAATTCACCCCCATCAGCGAGGAGAGTTCGGTGCGTATCTACCACACTGTTTTCGAGAACCAATACTCCGAAGAGATCGATGAACTCCTGTTCAACAAAACGCTCATCGAGCGATGGTGGGTGACGAGCGATGGAGAACATCTCAAACAGCAGTTCGCCGATCGTGACGAACTTGCAGCCTATCGTGACAGTTGCCGGAAACTGGCCATGGATTTCCGACTCGACCGACTGTATGAATCGAGCGGCGACAACGATCGTCTCCCCGGCGTCTCCGAGAAGCAACATGAAGCACTCCGTGCAGCCTACGAGACGGGCTACTTCGATGTTCCTCGACAGGCATCGCTCAGGGACGTTGCTGACTCGCTCGATATCTCCCGATCAGCGCTTGCCGAACGACTCCACCGTGGCCAGGCACACGTTCTTGAGCACTATTTCTCAGACAACCCAGTTTAA
- a CDS encoding DHH family phosphoesterase codes for MTRESAGVPGEDDGDSVVYDLDADCTAEDVEQNQPYLAEINGIVDYGVFVDLSESVSGLVHESVLEGTFAVGDELVVELETVRDNGDMAFEPAEVDLDDGTTVEAVTHDYSLTGTDRLEGTVGEQIHLEGEVVQVKQTGGPTIFHVTDESGVVPCAAFEEAGVRAYPSVEVGDVVRVTGTPEHREGSVQIEVDGLSKLEGETAEEARDRLEDALESRAEPHDVAPLIDWPAFEKLRDDLQEVATLLRRTVLEGRPIRVRHHADGDGMCAAVPVQIALERFIAEVHEDDDAPQHLIKRLPAKAPFYEMEDATRDLNFALEDREKHGQQLPLLLMLDNGSTAEDVPAYETLAHYDIPIVAIDHHHPDPDAVGDLLDAHVNPYLHDEDYRITTGMLCVELARMIYPDITDELRHVPAVAGISDRSKADAMDDYIDLAVEEGYDEDRLQDVSEALDYAAFWLRYNSGDQLIQDLLQINSDEEERHRDLVSFFADRAREEVDEQLDAAMAHLEHEDLDNDAHLYRIDVENYAHRFTYPAPGKTTGEIHDRKIEETGDPVITVGYGPDFAVLRSDGVRLDIPQMVSELEEEVPGGGVSGGGHLVVGSIKFVKGKREEVIDALVDKMEDAEIDEALSSAAPIDD; via the coding sequence ATGACACGTGAGTCCGCCGGGGTCCCCGGCGAAGACGACGGGGATTCCGTCGTCTACGATCTCGATGCAGATTGTACCGCAGAGGATGTCGAGCAGAACCAACCCTACCTCGCTGAAATCAACGGTATCGTCGACTACGGCGTCTTCGTCGATCTCTCCGAATCCGTCTCCGGACTCGTCCACGAGTCTGTTCTCGAAGGCACCTTCGCCGTCGGCGACGAACTCGTCGTCGAACTCGAAACCGTTCGCGACAACGGTGACATGGCGTTCGAACCGGCCGAGGTCGATCTCGACGACGGGACGACCGTCGAAGCCGTCACCCACGACTACTCCCTGACCGGCACTGACCGTCTCGAGGGAACCGTCGGCGAACAGATCCACCTCGAAGGCGAAGTCGTGCAGGTCAAACAGACCGGCGGCCCGACGATTTTCCACGTCACCGACGAATCCGGCGTCGTCCCCTGTGCCGCCTTCGAAGAGGCCGGCGTCCGCGCCTACCCGTCCGTCGAGGTCGGCGACGTCGTCCGCGTCACCGGCACCCCCGAACACCGCGAGGGCTCCGTCCAGATCGAAGTCGACGGCCTCTCGAAACTCGAGGGCGAGACCGCCGAGGAAGCCCGCGATCGACTCGAGGACGCACTCGAATCGCGCGCCGAGCCACACGATGTCGCGCCGCTAATCGACTGGCCCGCGTTCGAAAAGCTCCGCGACGACCTCCAGGAAGTCGCGACCCTGCTGCGCCGAACCGTACTCGAGGGCCGCCCGATTCGCGTTCGCCACCACGCGGACGGCGACGGGATGTGTGCCGCAGTCCCGGTCCAGATCGCACTCGAGCGCTTCATCGCCGAGGTGCACGAGGACGATGATGCACCACAGCACCTCATCAAGCGCCTGCCCGCGAAGGCTCCGTTCTACGAGATGGAGGACGCGACGCGCGACCTGAACTTCGCACTCGAGGACCGCGAGAAACACGGCCAGCAGCTGCCCCTCTTGCTGATGCTGGACAACGGTTCGACGGCCGAGGACGTCCCGGCCTACGAGACGCTGGCACACTACGACATTCCGATCGTCGCGATCGATCACCACCATCCGGATCCCGACGCAGTCGGTGACCTGCTCGACGCCCACGTCAATCCGTACCTCCACGACGAGGACTACCGGATCACGACGGGCATGCTCTGTGTCGAACTCGCGCGGATGATCTACCCGGACATCACGGACGAACTCCGTCACGTCCCCGCCGTCGCCGGCATTTCGGACCGCTCGAAGGCCGACGCGATGGACGACTACATCGACCTCGCCGTCGAGGAAGGCTATGACGAGGACCGCCTGCAGGACGTCAGCGAGGCGTTAGACTACGCGGCCTTCTGGCTGCGCTACAACTCCGGCGATCAGCTCATTCAGGACCTGCTCCAGATTAACAGCGACGAGGAGGAGCGCCACCGCGACCTCGTCTCGTTCTTCGCCGACCGCGCCCGCGAGGAGGTTGACGAGCAACTCGACGCCGCGATGGCCCACCTCGAGCACGAGGACCTGGATAACGATGCCCACCTCTACCGGATCGACGTCGAGAACTATGCCCACCGCTTTACCTACCCCGCACCGGGCAAGACGACGGGCGAGATCCACGACCGCAAAATCGAGGAAACCGGCGATCCCGTCATCACGGTCGGCTACGGCCCTGACTTCGCCGTGCTCCGCTCCGACGGCGTTCGCCTCGACATCCCACAGATGGTCTCCGAACTCGAGGAGGAAGTGCCCGGCGGCGGCGTCTCCGGCGGCGGCCACCTCGTCGTTGGCTCGATCAAGTTCGTGAAGGGCAAGCGCGAGGAGGTCATCGACGCTCTGGTCGACAAAATGGAAGACGCTGAAATCGACGAGGCGCTCTCGAGTGCGGCGCCGATCGACGACTGA
- a CDS encoding Mov34/MPN/PAD-1 family protein, with the protein MGLLDALFRSNEILGIAEETLEFAIESSEASHPNEYMGFLRGTEASRLGLEQEGLVITDVLVVPGTEANSVSATVKTSQIPNDVKALGSVHSHPNGVISPSSADLETFGRGSVHIIIGAPYRRRDWKAFDSQGKRTTLNVIDVDLPETEDFFDFTQADIDEELY; encoded by the coding sequence ATGGGGCTGCTCGACGCGCTGTTTCGCTCGAACGAAATCCTCGGCATCGCCGAGGAGACACTCGAGTTCGCGATCGAATCTTCGGAGGCGTCCCACCCCAACGAGTACATGGGGTTTCTGCGGGGGACCGAGGCGTCTCGACTGGGACTCGAACAAGAGGGGCTCGTCATCACGGACGTGCTGGTGGTGCCGGGAACGGAAGCAAACAGCGTGAGCGCGACGGTTAAGACGAGCCAGATTCCGAACGACGTGAAGGCGCTCGGGAGCGTTCACTCCCATCCAAACGGCGTGATCAGTCCGAGCAGTGCGGATCTGGAGACGTTCGGCCGCGGGAGTGTGCATATCATTATCGGCGCACCGTACCGCCGTCGCGACTGGAAGGCGTTCGACTCGCAGGGCAAGCGCACGACCCTGAACGTGATCGACGTCGACCTGCCCGAAACCGAGGACTTCTTCGATTTCACGCAGGCAGATATCGACGAGGAACTGTATTGA
- a CDS encoding adenylyltransferase/cytidyltransferase family protein — MTNDNPRTVIAQGTFDLLHPGHVHYLEEAAAMGDELYVIVARKSNVDHKKAPICSAAQRRDVVDALEVVDEAILGHEEDIFVPIERIDPDVIALGHDQHHDADAIEDELERRGIDCVVDRASGRESTREDEVLSTRLIIDRILERRDR; from the coding sequence ATGACGAACGACAACCCACGGACGGTGATCGCACAGGGAACCTTCGATCTGTTACACCCCGGTCACGTCCACTATCTCGAGGAGGCCGCCGCAATGGGTGACGAATTATACGTAATCGTCGCACGGAAATCGAACGTCGATCACAAGAAAGCGCCCATCTGTTCGGCCGCACAGCGGCGGGACGTCGTCGATGCGCTCGAAGTCGTGGACGAAGCTATCCTTGGTCACGAGGAGGATATCTTCGTCCCGATCGAGCGAATTGATCCCGACGTGATTGCACTCGGTCACGACCAGCACCACGACGCGGATGCCATCGAGGATGAACTCGAGCGCCGCGGGATCGACTGTGTCGTCGACCGTGCGAGCGGTCGCGAGTCGACACGCGAGGACGAGGTACTTTCGACCAGATTGATCATCGACCGAATTCTCGAGCGGCGTGATAGATAG
- the cofD gene encoding 2-phospho-L-lactate transferase: protein MVTFLSGGTGTPKLLDGAGAAFSPEETTIVANTGDDIELGGLFVSPDVDTVLFQGGGILDRDTWWGIAGDTHRTNSALMDIAAAADLPEGPQYLPAEKQTAGRELANWRRFSGVAEFMTIGDRDRAVHLTRTSLLDQGETLSEAIATLADAFGLSVDLLPMSDDPVATLIHTPDGMMHFQEYWVGHRGEPTVETVEFRGSSMAQPAPGVLEALEDTVVIGPSNPVTSIGPMLALPGFADALAQTTVVAVSPFLGDEAFSGPAGDLMEAVNAEPSTEGLAAAYPFADAYVIDTDDDAEFDRPTIQTDIRIDGEADAERVIRAIAEAIDIVS from the coding sequence ATGGTTACCTTCCTCTCCGGGGGCACCGGGACGCCGAAGCTGTTAGACGGTGCTGGCGCCGCGTTCTCACCGGAGGAGACCACAATTGTCGCCAACACGGGCGACGATATCGAACTCGGCGGACTGTTCGTCTCGCCGGACGTCGATACGGTACTCTTTCAGGGTGGTGGGATCCTCGATCGTGACACGTGGTGGGGCATCGCAGGCGACACGCACCGAACGAACTCGGCGCTGATGGATATCGCGGCAGCAGCTGATCTCCCCGAGGGGCCACAGTATCTCCCCGCGGAGAAACAGACCGCCGGCCGTGAGCTCGCCAACTGGCGTCGCTTTTCGGGCGTCGCCGAATTCATGACGATCGGTGACCGCGACAGAGCTGTCCATCTCACGCGGACCAGCCTCCTCGATCAGGGCGAGACGCTGAGCGAGGCGATCGCCACACTCGCCGACGCGTTCGGACTCTCGGTCGATCTTCTCCCGATGAGCGACGACCCCGTCGCGACCCTGATTCACACGCCGGACGGAATGATGCACTTCCAGGAGTACTGGGTCGGCCACCGGGGCGAACCGACCGTCGAAACCGTCGAGTTCCGCGGCTCGTCCATGGCACAGCCGGCCCCCGGCGTGCTCGAGGCACTCGAGGACACCGTCGTTATCGGCCCCTCGAATCCGGTCACCAGTATCGGCCCGATGCTCGCGCTGCCGGGCTTTGCGGACGCACTCGCCCAGACGACGGTCGTGGCCGTCTCGCCGTTCCTCGGCGACGAGGCGTTCTCCGGTCCTGCGGGCGACCTGATGGAAGCGGTCAACGCCGAGCCGAGCACCGAGGGGCTCGCAGCCGCCTACCCGTTCGCAGACGCCTACGTCATCGACACGGACGACGACGCGGAGTTCGACCGGCCGACGATCCAGACCGATATCCGGATCGACGGCGAGGCCGATGCCGAACGAGTTATCCGCGCCATCGCCGAAGCGATCGATATCGTCAGCTAG
- a CDS encoding tRNA-dihydrouridine synthase: MFSPPLALASLSGESDADWARSGADYAGCAFLGGIAIDDRSRAAARELVARDRTEFLPDDPLTFVDRQLQALEPESTPIQPAVNVRSATREPIRDVAQVCHEHDALLEINAHCRQDELCAVGCGETLLADTDRLAGYVETAASTSAAVGVKVRAEVPGVELPVLAGVLESAGASFVHVDAMDTESVIAEIADATDLFVIANNGVRDEETVREYVEYGADAVSVGRPSDNPVVLERVHDAVVAQLES, encoded by the coding sequence ATGTTCTCCCCACCGCTCGCCCTCGCCAGTTTGAGCGGCGAATCCGACGCCGACTGGGCCCGTTCCGGTGCCGACTACGCCGGCTGTGCTTTCCTCGGCGGGATCGCCATCGACGACCGATCGAGAGCCGCCGCGCGCGAACTCGTCGCCCGCGACCGAACCGAGTTCCTCCCCGACGACCCCCTCACGTTCGTCGACCGCCAGCTTCAGGCACTCGAACCCGAGTCCACCCCGATCCAGCCGGCGGTCAACGTCCGCAGCGCGACCCGGGAACCGATCCGCGACGTGGCTCAGGTCTGTCACGAGCATGACGCACTGCTCGAAATCAACGCCCACTGCCGACAGGACGAACTGTGCGCCGTCGGCTGCGGTGAGACGCTCCTCGCGGACACGGATCGCCTGGCGGGCTACGTCGAAACGGCAGCCAGCACCAGCGCAGCCGTCGGTGTGAAGGTCCGCGCCGAAGTCCCCGGTGTCGAGTTGCCTGTGTTGGCGGGTGTACTCGAGTCTGCCGGTGCGTCGTTCGTCCACGTCGACGCGATGGATACGGAGTCGGTCATCGCCGAGATTGCGGACGCCACGGACCTCTTCGTAATCGCGAACAACGGCGTCCGTGACGAGGAGACGGTTCGGGAGTACGTCGAGTACGGTGCGGATGCGGTGAGTGTGGGTCGGCCGAGTGACAATCCTGTTGTACTCGAGCGGGTCCACGATGCGGTGGTGGCGCAGTTGGAGTCGTGA
- a CDS encoding YncE family protein, translating to MQTDPTRRTFLAGSATAGIVAVAGCASDGDGNGGEDGAENGDENGDAEEFDYTVDAELEEGDGSYELWALDQGRDDIFTYEPAPEGDDEFALTNHIDLNELEDLPAEGIVPHMIDFSSDYEYAAIACTAGARTLVFRTDDHELVADIDTGEGSHMAAFTPEDDYIHVDAIGEGAIVRVEADLDSESFEVVDEIVVLEDDTVQDAGIESGSPICHQYAHDGRSLHTLGPSYHDGALVIVDHEEFTVDTAISGDTLPTNCGTMPHPTEEKFYLTAGLPSSDSEGVGDYYVYNTAEDEVIVDGESTEGIDAHGFWFTPDGEELWVLNRETNDGVIVDPETDEVKETIDAYGPAQDDDPAESDAPDIMWTSPDGEYMFVTLRGPAPLSGDPHAATGVTPGVSVISVEDREHVDVLEPFPIEEFDDEHIELAQDDEEDGPRTPDFHGLGVRPIETFETEITNSPPF from the coding sequence ATGCAGACTGATCCAACTCGCAGGACGTTCCTGGCGGGCAGTGCGACTGCAGGTATCGTTGCAGTCGCCGGCTGTGCCAGCGACGGGGATGGCAACGGTGGCGAAGATGGGGCTGAAAACGGCGACGAAAACGGAGACGCCGAGGAGTTCGACTACACCGTCGACGCCGAACTCGAGGAGGGTGATGGCTCCTACGAACTCTGGGCGCTCGACCAGGGTCGCGACGACATCTTCACGTACGAACCAGCCCCCGAGGGCGACGACGAATTCGCGCTGACGAACCACATCGATCTGAACGAACTCGAGGACCTCCCAGCGGAGGGCATCGTTCCGCACATGATCGACTTCAGTTCGGACTACGAGTACGCCGCCATCGCCTGTACGGCCGGCGCGCGAACGCTCGTCTTCCGAACCGACGACCACGAACTCGTCGCCGACATCGACACGGGCGAGGGATCGCACATGGCCGCGTTCACCCCCGAGGACGACTATATCCACGTCGACGCGATCGGTGAGGGTGCAATCGTCCGCGTCGAGGCCGACCTCGACAGCGAATCGTTCGAGGTCGTCGACGAAATCGTCGTCCTGGAGGACGACACCGTCCAGGACGCCGGCATCGAAAGCGGCTCGCCGATCTGTCACCAGTACGCCCACGACGGGCGCTCGCTGCACACGCTCGGTCCGAGCTACCACGACGGTGCGCTCGTGATCGTCGACCACGAGGAGTTCACCGTCGACACGGCAATCTCCGGCGACACGCTGCCGACGAACTGTGGCACGATGCCACACCCGACCGAGGAGAAGTTCTACCTCACCGCTGGCCTGCCATCCAGCGACAGTGAGGGCGTCGGTGACTACTACGTCTACAACACCGCTGAGGACGAGGTCATCGTCGACGGCGAGTCGACCGAGGGAATCGACGCACACGGCTTTTGGTTCACGCCAGACGGCGAGGAGCTGTGGGTGCTGAACCGTGAAACCAACGACGGTGTCATCGTCGACCCCGAGACCGACGAGGTCAAGGAGACCATCGACGCCTACGGTCCCGCTCAGGACGACGATCCTGCTGAGAGCGACGCACCCGACATCATGTGGACCTCGCCCGACGGCGAGTACATGTTCGTCACCCTACGCGGCCCAGCACCGCTCTCTGGCGACCCACACGCTGCAACCGGTGTGACGCCCGGCGTCTCGGTTATCAGCGTCGAGGACCGTGAGCACGTCGACGTACTCGAGCCGTTCCCAATTGAGGAGTTCGACGACGAACACATCGAACTCGCCCAGGACGACGAGGAAGACGGTCCACGAACGCCTGACTTCCACGGCCTCGGCGTTCGTCCGATCGAGACGTTCGAGACAGAAATTACGAACTCGCCGCCGTTCTGA
- the ilvD gene encoding dihydroxy-acid dehydratase, with protein MSSDEFDYGKDERLRSREVTEGAEKAPHRAMFRAMGFDDDDLSSPMIGVPNPAADITPCNVHLDDVAESALEGADEAGGMPIEFGTITISDAISMGTEGMKASLISRELIADSVELVTFGERIDGLVTVAGCDKNLPGMMMAAIRTDLPSVFLYGGSIMPGQHEGRDVTIVSVFEGVGTYGTGEMDAEELDDLERSACPGAGSCGGMFTANTMASVSEALGLAPLGSASPPAEDEERYEVARRAGELAVEVVEENRRPSDILTRKSFENAIALQTAIGGSTNGVLHLLALAREAGIDLEIEDFDEISRRTPKIADLAPGGDRVMNDLHEIGGVPIVIRRLLESDLYHSDAMTVTGRTVEEELERLDLPADDEIEADFLYSVDDPKEDEGAIKILSGSLAPDGAVLKVTGDDEFYHQGPARVFEDEEAAMEYVQEGHIESGDVIVIRNEGPKGGPGMREMLGVTAAVVGAGHEDDVALITDGRFSGGTRGPMIGHVAPEAFVGGPIGLLEDGDEITVDIPERELAVDLDDAELDARREEWEQPAPAYDSGVLAKYGRDFDSASNGAVTNPGLTRESDSGEY; from the coding sequence ATGAGCAGCGACGAGTTCGACTACGGCAAAGACGAACGCCTCCGGAGCCGCGAGGTCACCGAAGGGGCGGAGAAGGCACCCCACCGGGCGATGTTCCGCGCAATGGGCTTCGACGACGACGATCTCTCCTCGCCGATGATCGGCGTGCCGAACCCGGCAGCTGACATCACTCCCTGTAACGTTCACCTCGACGACGTCGCCGAGTCCGCACTCGAGGGCGCGGACGAGGCCGGCGGGATGCCGATCGAGTTCGGCACGATCACCATCTCGGATGCGATTTCGATGGGAACTGAGGGGATGAAAGCCTCGCTTATTTCGCGAGAACTCATCGCCGACAGCGTCGAACTCGTGACGTTCGGCGAGCGCATCGACGGCCTCGTCACCGTCGCGGGCTGTGACAAGAACCTGCCCGGGATGATGATGGCCGCGATCCGGACGGACCTCCCCTCGGTCTTCCTCTACGGCGGCTCGATCATGCCGGGCCAGCACGAGGGCCGAGACGTGACCATCGTCAGCGTCTTCGAGGGCGTCGGCACCTACGGCACCGGCGAGATGGACGCCGAGGAACTGGACGACCTAGAGCGCAGCGCCTGCCCCGGCGCAGGCTCCTGTGGCGGCATGTTCACCGCGAACACGATGGCCTCCGTCTCCGAAGCACTGGGCCTCGCACCGCTCGGCAGCGCGTCTCCACCCGCAGAGGACGAAGAGCGCTACGAAGTCGCCCGCCGCGCCGGCGAACTCGCCGTCGAAGTCGTCGAAGAGAATCGACGCCCCTCCGACATCCTCACCCGAAAGTCCTTCGAGAACGCCATCGCGCTCCAGACCGCGATTGGCGGCTCGACCAACGGCGTGCTTCACCTGCTCGCGCTCGCCCGCGAGGCCGGCATCGACCTCGAAATCGAGGACTTCGACGAAATCTCCCGGCGCACGCCGAAGATCGCCGACCTCGCTCCCGGCGGCGACCGCGTGATGAACGACCTCCACGAGATCGGGGGCGTCCCAATCGTCATCCGTCGGCTACTCGAGTCCGATCTCTATCACAGCGATGCGATGACCGTCACTGGCCGGACAGTCGAGGAGGAACTCGAGCGCCTCGACCTGCCGGCTGACGACGAGATTGAGGCGGACTTCCTCTACTCCGTGGATGATCCAAAGGAGGACGAGGGCGCGATCAAGATCCTCTCGGGCTCTCTCGCACCCGACGGCGCGGTGCTCAAGGTCACCGGTGACGACGAGTTCTACCACCAGGGGCCGGCCCGCGTCTTCGAGGACGAGGAGGCTGCCATGGAGTACGTTCAGGAGGGTCACATCGAGAGCGGCGACGTGATTGTCATCCGCAACGAGGGGCCGAAGGGTGGCCCCGGGATGCGCGAGATGCTCGGCGTCACTGCCGCAGTCGTCGGTGCCGGCCACGAGGACGACGTGGCGCTCATCACTGACGGTCGGTTCTCCGGTGGTACCCGCGGGCCAATGATCGGCCACGTCGCCCCCGAGGCGTTCGTCGGCGGTCCGATTGGACTGCTGGAGGACGGCGACGAGATCACGGTTGATATTCCGGAGCGCGAACTCGCGGTCGACCTCGATGACGCCGAACTCGACGCTCGCCGCGAGGAGTGGGAGCAACCCGCGCCAGCGTACGACAGTGGCGTGCTGGCGAAGTACGGCCGTGACTTCGACTCCGCGTCGAACGGTGCGGTGACGAATCCGGGCCTAACGCGCGAGTCGGATTCGGGCGAGTACTGA